From Stenotrophomonas maltophilia, a single genomic window includes:
- the bioB gene encoding biotin synthase BioB: MAAAIRHDWQHDELQALFDLPFPELLFRAAAVHSDHFDPSQVQVSTLLSVKTGGCPEDCAYCPQAQRYSTGVNAQKLMDTDAVLAKARQAKAAGASRFCMGAAWRSPKDRDIPKVAAMIAGVKALGLETCATLGMLSGEQARALKDAGLDYYNHNLDTAPDYYDSIIHTRQYQDRLDTLEHVRDAGLKTCCGGIVGMGETRAQRVGLLLALATLPAHPDSVPINKLVQVAGTPLHGSAELDPFEFVRMIAVARIAMPRSMVRLSAGREAMSDELQALCFIAGANSIFYGDKLLTTGNPESERDLALFARLGLQPMAVQVDAEGHDHGGTVHADISADAPGCGCAHAA; the protein is encoded by the coding sequence ATGGCTGCTGCCATCCGCCACGACTGGCAACACGACGAACTGCAGGCGCTGTTCGATCTGCCGTTCCCTGAGCTGCTGTTCCGCGCCGCAGCGGTCCACAGCGACCATTTCGACCCATCGCAGGTACAGGTTTCCACGCTGCTGTCGGTGAAGACCGGCGGGTGCCCGGAGGACTGCGCGTACTGCCCGCAGGCGCAGCGCTACAGCACCGGGGTGAACGCACAGAAGTTGATGGACACCGACGCGGTGCTGGCCAAGGCACGCCAGGCCAAGGCCGCCGGTGCGTCGCGTTTCTGCATGGGCGCCGCATGGCGTTCGCCGAAGGACCGCGACATCCCGAAGGTGGCGGCGATGATCGCCGGGGTGAAGGCATTGGGCCTGGAGACCTGCGCCACGCTGGGCATGCTCAGTGGCGAACAGGCGCGTGCGCTGAAGGATGCCGGCCTGGACTACTACAACCACAACCTCGACACCGCGCCGGACTACTACGATTCGATCATCCACACACGCCAGTACCAGGACCGCCTGGATACGCTGGAGCACGTGCGCGACGCCGGCCTGAAAACCTGCTGCGGCGGCATCGTCGGCATGGGCGAGACGCGCGCGCAGCGGGTCGGCCTGCTGCTGGCGCTGGCCACGCTGCCGGCCCATCCCGATTCAGTGCCGATCAACAAGCTGGTGCAGGTGGCGGGTACACCGCTGCACGGCAGTGCCGAGCTGGACCCGTTCGAGTTCGTGCGCATGATCGCCGTGGCGCGCATCGCCATGCCGCGCTCGATGGTGCGGCTGTCGGCCGGGCGTGAGGCCATGAGCGACGAACTGCAGGCGCTGTGCTTCATTGCCGGTGCCAATTCGATCTTCTACGGCGACAAGCTGCTGACCACCGGCAACCCGGAGAGCGAGCGCGACCTGGCCCTGTTCGCGCGGCTGGGGCTGCAGCCGATGGCGGTGCAGGTGGATGCCGAGGGCCACGACCACGGTGGCACCGTGCACGCCGACATCAGCGCCGATGCTCCCGGCTGCGGCTGCGCTCACGCGGCCTGA
- the bioF gene encoding 8-amino-7-oxononanoate synthase, with product MARPDLTARLHAQRALRDAQGRRRPRRTVSRRDGVRLEVDGQWLTGFCSNDYLGLAQQFSVVNALQDAAAREGAGAGASHLVCGHHAMHDALEREVADWLGYPRALLFGSGFAANLAVQQALLSEENDVCVQDRLNHASLLDATRLAGARLRRYPHLDAEGAMRQLKHAPDGAAMLATDGVFSMDGDIAPLRALSLVARLQQALFYVDDAHGVGVVGDGRGAVAAAGLGVDDVPLQLVTLGKALGGSGALVLGRDDLIEHLAETARPYIYTTAVPPAMAAAALEAVRLARRDHWRRSKLADLIALFRSEARRHGLDLMASETPIQPLLCGDDHSAVAMSRALEQAGWLVGAIRPPTVPEGKARLRVTLSALHSPDQVRGLVDAIASARDHVTLAARESAPPPLPAFA from the coding sequence ATGGCCCGCCCCGACCTGACCGCTCGCCTTCATGCCCAGCGCGCCCTGCGCGATGCCCAGGGGCGTCGCCGCCCGCGACGCACGGTCAGCCGTCGTGATGGTGTGCGCCTGGAAGTGGACGGCCAGTGGCTGACCGGCTTCTGCAGCAACGACTACCTCGGCCTGGCCCAGCAGTTCAGCGTGGTCAACGCGCTGCAGGATGCCGCCGCGCGCGAGGGCGCTGGCGCCGGTGCCTCGCACCTGGTGTGCGGCCACCACGCAATGCACGATGCGCTGGAGCGCGAAGTGGCCGACTGGCTCGGCTACCCGCGTGCACTGCTGTTCGGCAGTGGCTTCGCCGCCAACCTGGCGGTGCAGCAGGCGCTGCTGAGCGAAGAGAACGATGTGTGCGTGCAGGACAGGCTCAACCATGCCAGCCTGCTGGATGCGACCCGGCTTGCCGGCGCGCGCCTGCGCCGCTATCCGCATCTGGATGCGGAAGGTGCGATGCGTCAGCTCAAGCATGCGCCCGATGGCGCGGCGATGCTGGCCACCGATGGTGTCTTCAGCATGGATGGCGACATCGCCCCATTGCGTGCACTGTCGCTGGTGGCACGACTGCAGCAGGCGCTGTTCTACGTCGATGACGCGCACGGCGTAGGCGTGGTCGGTGATGGCCGTGGCGCGGTCGCGGCGGCCGGACTGGGCGTGGACGATGTGCCGCTGCAGCTGGTCACGCTGGGCAAGGCGCTGGGTGGTTCCGGCGCCCTGGTGCTGGGCCGCGACGACCTGATCGAGCATCTGGCCGAAACCGCACGCCCCTATATCTACACCACCGCCGTACCACCGGCGATGGCGGCGGCGGCACTGGAAGCGGTGCGCCTGGCACGCCGCGACCACTGGCGCCGCTCCAAACTGGCTGATCTGATCGCGCTGTTCCGCAGCGAAGCGCGTCGCCACGGACTGGACCTGATGGCCTCGGAGACCCCGATCCAACCGTTGCTGTGTGGCGACGACCACTCGGCCGTGGCGATGTCGCGGGCGCTGGAACAGGCCGGCTGGCTGGTCGGCGCGATCCGACCGCCGACGGTACCGGAAGGCAAGGCGCGGCTGCGCGTCACCCTGTCCGCACTGCACTCGCCGGACCAGGTGCGCGGCCTGGTCGACGCCATCGCCAGCGCGCGCGACCACGTGACCCTGGCCGCACGTGAGAGCGCCCCGCCACCGCTGCCCGCCTTTGCCTGA
- the bioH gene encoding pimeloyl-ACP methyl ester esterase BioH, translating to MHIEVTGRGPDLVLIHGWALQGGVFAPLVQRLADRFTLHRVDLPGHGHSRDDTTPLRLPFVVNAIAAATPPAVWCGWSLGGLFALHAAATLPKVRGLAMIAATPRFVRGEDWPHAVEPAVFEQFGRELATDFGGTLERFLALDVMGSAHAREELRTLRQRLVERGAPTERALLEGLRLLENTDLRGALPTLGKPSLWIAGQRDRLVSPAAMQAAAALAPQSQALTVAHGGHAPFLGHADEVAAALQHFVAGLSPADGGQ from the coding sequence ATGCATATTGAAGTGACCGGCCGTGGGCCGGACCTGGTTCTGATCCATGGCTGGGCCCTGCAGGGCGGTGTGTTCGCACCGCTGGTGCAGCGCCTGGCGGACCGGTTCACCCTGCATCGGGTCGATCTGCCCGGCCACGGCCATAGCCGCGACGACACCACGCCGCTGCGCCTGCCGTTCGTGGTCAACGCCATTGCCGCGGCCACGCCGCCGGCGGTGTGGTGCGGCTGGTCGCTGGGCGGGCTGTTCGCACTGCATGCGGCAGCGACGCTGCCGAAGGTGCGCGGGCTGGCGATGATCGCGGCCACGCCGCGTTTCGTGCGTGGCGAGGACTGGCCGCATGCGGTGGAACCGGCGGTGTTCGAGCAGTTCGGGCGTGAGCTGGCCACCGACTTCGGCGGCACCCTGGAACGCTTCCTGGCACTGGACGTGATGGGCTCGGCGCACGCCCGCGAGGAGCTGCGCACGCTGCGCCAGCGCCTGGTCGAGCGCGGTGCGCCCACCGAACGTGCGCTGCTGGAAGGCCTGCGCCTGCTGGAAAACACCGACCTGCGCGGCGCACTGCCGACCCTGGGCAAACCCAGCCTGTGGATCGCCGGCCAGCGCGACCGCCTGGTGTCGCCGGCCGCGATGCAGGCCGCTGCGGCGCTGGCCCCGCAGAGTCAGGCGTTGACCGTTGCCCATGGCGGCCATGCGCCGTTCCTCGGCCATGCCGACGAGGTCGCCGCTGCCCTGCAACACTTCGTTGCCGGCCTGTCACCGGCCGATGGCGGACAATGA
- a CDS encoding SDR family oxidoreductase, producing the protein MDLGINGHWALVCGASKGLGLGCARALVREGVNVVIVARGEAALQHAAEELRALPGAADVRAVAADVTTEAGRAAALAACPQVDILVTNAGGPPPGDFRNFERDDWIAALDANMLAPIALIRATVDAMIDRGFGRIVNITSSAVKAPIDILALSNGARSGLTGFVAGLSRRTVAHNVTINNLLPGQFDTDRLRANFAHSAGKDGDAGEVAERRRQQIPAGRFGTPDEFGAACAFLCSAQAGYLTGQNLLIDGGAYPGTF; encoded by the coding sequence ATGGATCTGGGTATCAACGGCCACTGGGCACTGGTCTGCGGCGCAAGCAAGGGGTTGGGCCTGGGCTGCGCGCGTGCGCTGGTGCGCGAGGGCGTCAACGTGGTGATCGTGGCCCGTGGCGAGGCGGCGCTGCAGCACGCGGCCGAGGAGCTGCGCGCCCTGCCCGGCGCTGCGGATGTCCGCGCGGTCGCCGCCGATGTCACCACCGAGGCCGGTCGCGCTGCGGCACTGGCCGCGTGCCCGCAGGTGGACATCCTGGTCACCAATGCCGGTGGCCCGCCGCCCGGTGATTTCCGCAACTTCGAGCGCGATGACTGGATCGCCGCGCTGGACGCCAACATGCTGGCGCCGATCGCACTGATCCGCGCCACCGTGGACGCGATGATCGATCGCGGCTTCGGCCGCATCGTCAACATCACCTCCTCGGCGGTGAAGGCCCCGATCGACATCCTGGCGCTGTCCAACGGCGCGCGCAGTGGCCTGACCGGCTTCGTCGCCGGCCTGTCGCGCCGCACCGTGGCCCACAACGTCACCATCAACAACCTGCTGCCCGGCCAGTTCGACACCGACCGCCTGCGCGCCAACTTCGCCCACAGTGCGGGCAAGGATGGCGACGCCGGCGAAGTGGCCGAGCGCCGCCGCCAGCAGATTCCCGCCGGCCGCTTCGGCACGCCGGATGAATTCGGCGCCGCCTGCGCCTTCCTGTGCAGCGCACAGGCCGGTTACCTCACCGGGCAGAACCTGCTGATCGACGGCGGCGCCTACCCCGGTACGTTCTAA
- the bioC gene encoding malonyl-ACP O-methyltransferase BioC translates to MPSHFDARHVRRAFARAANSYDAAAALQREVQSRLIESLDYLEARKPEVVLDIGAGTGHASALMKKRWPKAQVIALDVALPMLDQAKRQAGWWKPFQRLCGDAAALPLADNSVDVIFSNLCLQWVDDLPAVFAGFRRVLKPGGLLLCSTFGPETLVELNEAFAAADDRPHVSRFAQIAQFGDALMMAGFRDPVLDRDLFTLTYDDLPSLMRELRAMGATNARTDRRHTLTGRGRFAAAAAAYEPMRRADGKLPSSWEVIYAHAWAPDPGAPIREGGHDVASVPVSAIPIRRKQT, encoded by the coding sequence ATGCCGTCCCACTTCGATGCCCGCCACGTCCGCCGCGCGTTCGCCCGCGCTGCCAACAGCTACGACGCCGCCGCCGCCCTGCAGCGCGAGGTGCAGTCGCGGCTGATCGAGTCGCTGGACTACCTGGAGGCACGCAAGCCCGAGGTGGTGCTGGACATCGGCGCCGGTACCGGCCACGCCAGTGCACTGATGAAGAAGCGCTGGCCGAAGGCGCAGGTGATCGCGCTGGACGTGGCATTGCCGATGCTGGACCAGGCCAAGCGCCAGGCCGGCTGGTGGAAGCCGTTCCAGCGCCTGTGCGGCGATGCGGCCGCGCTGCCGCTGGCCGACAACAGCGTGGACGTGATCTTCAGCAACCTGTGCCTGCAGTGGGTGGACGACCTGCCCGCGGTGTTCGCCGGGTTCCGCCGCGTGCTCAAGCCCGGTGGCCTGCTGCTGTGCTCGACCTTCGGCCCGGAGACGCTGGTCGAACTCAATGAAGCCTTTGCCGCCGCCGATGATCGCCCGCACGTCAGCCGCTTCGCGCAGATTGCCCAGTTCGGCGATGCGCTGATGATGGCCGGCTTCCGCGACCCGGTGCTGGACCGCGACCTGTTCACCCTGACCTACGACGATTTGCCCTCGCTGATGCGCGAACTGCGCGCGATGGGTGCGACCAACGCGAGGACGGACCGCCGCCACACGCTGACCGGGCGTGGCCGTTTCGCTGCGGCCGCCGCCGCGTACGAGCCGATGCGCCGCGCCGACGGCAAGCTGCCGAGCAGCTGGGAAGTGATCTACGCCCACGCCTGGGCGCCGGACCCGGGTGCCCCGATCCGCGAAGGCGGGCATGACGTGGCTTCGGTACCGGTGTCGGCGATTCCGATCCGGCGCAAGCAGACCTGA
- a CDS encoding YdcF family protein: MSRDRQRHRTGLLGWLWRLFVVLVIWLLGVTAWIVWVGERDQAAKADAIIVLGAAAYDAKPSPVFEERIRHGLDLYEAQYAPLLIFTGGYGGTGARFSESQVARRYALKHGVPDDAILIETASRNTVQNLVEAKRLMDQRNLHRVIIVSDPLHMARALRLSKALGIDALASSTPSTRFRSFHTSWRFLVQEIYFFHRDLVRPPLSSPANT, encoded by the coding sequence TTGAGCCGTGACCGGCAGCGGCACCGCACCGGCCTGCTGGGCTGGTTGTGGCGGCTGTTCGTGGTGCTGGTGATCTGGCTGCTGGGTGTGACAGCCTGGATCGTCTGGGTGGGTGAGCGTGACCAGGCGGCCAAGGCCGATGCCATCATCGTGCTCGGTGCAGCGGCCTATGACGCCAAGCCGTCGCCGGTGTTCGAAGAACGCATCCGCCATGGCCTGGATCTCTATGAGGCCCAGTACGCGCCACTGCTGATCTTCACTGGTGGCTATGGCGGCACCGGCGCGCGCTTTTCCGAATCGCAGGTGGCGCGGCGTTATGCGCTCAAGCACGGGGTGCCGGACGACGCGATCCTGATCGAGACCGCCTCGCGCAACACCGTGCAGAACCTGGTCGAAGCCAAGCGGTTGATGGACCAGCGCAACCTGCACCGGGTGATCATCGTCAGTGACCCGCTGCACATGGCGCGCGCGCTGCGCCTGAGCAAGGCGCTGGGTATCGATGCACTGGCCTCGTCCACGCCCAGCACGCGCTTCCGCAGCTTCCATACCAGCTGGCGTTTCCTGGTGCAGGAAATCTATTTCTTCCACCGCGACCTGGTGCGCCCGCCGCTGAGTTCGCCGGCCAATACCTGA